One genomic segment of Musa acuminata AAA Group cultivar baxijiao chromosome BXJ3-3, Cavendish_Baxijiao_AAA, whole genome shotgun sequence includes these proteins:
- the LOC103977121 gene encoding scarecrow-like protein 1 isoform X3 produces MSMIRPVDSSTANGDSNLHAHKSGGENSGLSRQILSADKRMYHRRPASYKSDLHPQQHFIDSSSEMIHVNPLDMSTSSIPEHYSQVSSAPYQLIANFHSSILSENPYSSCIAAVQCPDSSAGSNGSHQASHSLSDYPSPEQEIDYGKDEIRLKLQELEQALLNDNDEDLVDSDQVVGIEDNWTEPIKDLLVPCSPKESSSYLSISCIGSNREPPTPKQLLFDCAAAISEGCMEEAQAIITELRQIVSIQGDPPQRLAAYMVEGLAARIASSGQGIYKALRCKEPPTSDRLSAMQILFEVCPCFKFGYMAANYTIVEALGDEEKVHIIDFDINQGSQYINLIQTLSTWPSKRPHLRISGVDDPESVQRAVGGLEIIGQRLEKLAEELGVPFEFQAIAAKTSDVTPEMLDCRSGEALVVNFAFQLHHMPDESVSTVNQRDQLLRMVKGLSPKLVTLIEQDMNTNTAPFFPRFVEVYNYHTAVFESLDATLPRDSTDRMNVERQCLARDIVNIVACEGADRIERYEVAGKWRARMTMAGFIPCPFSTSVNGSIGALLKSYCDRYKAKEENGALYFGWEDKVLIVASAWK; encoded by the exons ATGTCTATGATAAGGCCTGTGGATTCATCTACTGCCAATGGTGACTCCAACCTTCATGCACATAAAAGTGGTGGTGAGAACTCGGGTTTGTCAAGGCAAATATTAAGTGCTGATAAGCGGATGTACCACCGTCGGCCTGCTTCCTATAAATCAGACTTACATCCTCAGCAACACTTCATTGATTCATCATCAGAAATGATACATGTTAATCCACTTGACATGTCTACATCCAGCATTCCAGAACACTATTCTCAAGTTTCATCAGCTCCCTATCAGTTGATAGCAAACTTTCACTCATCTATTTTGTCAGAAAATCCATACAGCTCTTGCATTGCTGCAGTTCAGTGTCCTGATTCCTCAGCAGGCTCTAACGGCTCTCATCAGGCATCCCATTCTTTATCTGATTATCCAAGTCCAGAGCAAGAAATAGACTATGGTAAAGATGAAATCAGGTTAAAGCTTCAAGAGCTTGAGCAGGCATTACTGAATGACAACGATGAGGACTTGGTGGATTCCGACCAGGTTGTGGGAATTGAAGATAATTGGACTGAGCCTATCAAGGACCTATTAGTTCCTTGCTCACCAAAAGAGTCCTCATCATATTTAAGCATCAGCTGTATTGGCAGCAATAGAGAACCTCCAACTCCTAAGCAGCTACTTTTTGACTGTGCAGCTGCAATCTCAGAAGGCTGCATGGAGGAAGCACAAGCCATCATAACTGAGCTTCGCCAAATAGTTTCGATTCAAGGAGACCCTCCTCAAAGGCTTGCTGCCTACATGGTGGAAGGTCTTGCAGCAAGAATAGCTTCTTCAGGACAAGGTATTTATAAGGCTCTACGATGTAAGGAACCCCCTACTTCCGATCGGCTTTCGGCGATGCAGATACTGTTCGAGGTCTGTCCATGCTTTAAGTTCGGTTACATGGCAGCAAATTATACAATCGTTGAAGCATTAGGAGATGAAGAAAAAGTTCATATCATAGACTTTGACATAAACCAAGGAAGTCAATACATAAACTTGATACAAACTCTTTCGACGTGGCCCAGCAAACGGCCACACCTAAGAATATCTGGTGTTGATGATCCCGAGTCAGTGCAACGGGCAGTCGGAGGTTTGGAGATAATTGGTCAGCGCCTCGAGAAGCTGGCAGAGGAGCTCGGTGTTCCATTTGAGTTTCAAGCAATAGCTGCTAAAACCAGCGATGTAACACCCGAAATGCTTGACTGCCGATCAGGGGAGGCACTTGTGGTCAACTTTGCGTTTCAGCTACATCACATGCCGGATGAGAGTGTATCAACAGTGAACCAGAGAGATCAGCTGCTTCGAATGGTGAAAGGGCTGAGCCCAAAGTTGGTAACTCTTATCGAGCAGGATATGAACACTAATACAGCCCCATTCTTCCCAAG GTTTGTGGAGGTCTACAATTATCATACAGCGGTCTTTGAATCACTCGATGCAACTCTTCCAAGGGACAGCACGGATCGAATGAACGTGGAGAGGCAGTGTCTTGCGCGAGATATCGTCAACATCGTGGCCTGCGAAGGTGCTGACCGCATAGAGAG GTACGAGGTTGCAGGAAAGTGGAGGGCGAGAATGACGATGGCCGGGTTCATACCATGTCCCTTCAGCACCAGCGTCAATGGATCAATAGGAGCCTTGTTGAAATCATACTGTGACAGGTACAAGGCCAAGGAGGAAAACGGGGCACTCTACTTCGGCTGGGAAGACAAGGTTCTAATCGTTGCCTCGGCATGGAAATAA
- the LOC103977121 gene encoding scarecrow-like protein 1 isoform X1 — MVLPWFGRSHYEIMEFLFSGESILGKISMSMIRPVDSSTANGDSNLHAHKSGGENSGLSRQILSADKRMYHRRPASYKSDLHPQQHFIDSSSEMIHVNPLDMSTSSIPEHYSQVSSAPYQLIANFHSSILSENPYSSCIAAVQCPDSSAGSNGSHQASHSLSDYPSPEQEIDYGKDEIRLKLQELEQALLNDNDEDLVDSDQVVGIEDNWTEPIKDLLVPCSPKESSSYLSISCIGSNREPPTPKQLLFDCAAAISEGCMEEAQAIITELRQIVSIQGDPPQRLAAYMVEGLAARIASSGQGIYKALRCKEPPTSDRLSAMQILFEVCPCFKFGYMAANYTIVEALGDEEKVHIIDFDINQGSQYINLIQTLSTWPSKRPHLRISGVDDPESVQRAVGGLEIIGQRLEKLAEELGVPFEFQAIAAKTSDVTPEMLDCRSGEALVVNFAFQLHHMPDESVSTVNQRDQLLRMVKGLSPKLVTLIEQDMNTNTAPFFPRFVEVYNYHTAVFESLDATLPRDSTDRMNVERQCLARDIVNIVACEGADRIERYEVAGKWRARMTMAGFIPCPFSTSVNGSIGALLKSYCDRYKAKEENGALYFGWEDKVLIVASAWK; from the exons ATGGTTTTGCCTTGGTTTGGACGATCTCATTATGAAATCATGGAG TTCTTGTTCAGTGGTGAAAGTATATTAGGAAAAATAAGCATGTCTATGATAAGGCCTGTGGATTCATCTACTGCCAATGGTGACTCCAACCTTCATGCACATAAAAGTGGTGGTGAGAACTCGGGTTTGTCAAGGCAAATATTAAGTGCTGATAAGCGGATGTACCACCGTCGGCCTGCTTCCTATAAATCAGACTTACATCCTCAGCAACACTTCATTGATTCATCATCAGAAATGATACATGTTAATCCACTTGACATGTCTACATCCAGCATTCCAGAACACTATTCTCAAGTTTCATCAGCTCCCTATCAGTTGATAGCAAACTTTCACTCATCTATTTTGTCAGAAAATCCATACAGCTCTTGCATTGCTGCAGTTCAGTGTCCTGATTCCTCAGCAGGCTCTAACGGCTCTCATCAGGCATCCCATTCTTTATCTGATTATCCAAGTCCAGAGCAAGAAATAGACTATGGTAAAGATGAAATCAGGTTAAAGCTTCAAGAGCTTGAGCAGGCATTACTGAATGACAACGATGAGGACTTGGTGGATTCCGACCAGGTTGTGGGAATTGAAGATAATTGGACTGAGCCTATCAAGGACCTATTAGTTCCTTGCTCACCAAAAGAGTCCTCATCATATTTAAGCATCAGCTGTATTGGCAGCAATAGAGAACCTCCAACTCCTAAGCAGCTACTTTTTGACTGTGCAGCTGCAATCTCAGAAGGCTGCATGGAGGAAGCACAAGCCATCATAACTGAGCTTCGCCAAATAGTTTCGATTCAAGGAGACCCTCCTCAAAGGCTTGCTGCCTACATGGTGGAAGGTCTTGCAGCAAGAATAGCTTCTTCAGGACAAGGTATTTATAAGGCTCTACGATGTAAGGAACCCCCTACTTCCGATCGGCTTTCGGCGATGCAGATACTGTTCGAGGTCTGTCCATGCTTTAAGTTCGGTTACATGGCAGCAAATTATACAATCGTTGAAGCATTAGGAGATGAAGAAAAAGTTCATATCATAGACTTTGACATAAACCAAGGAAGTCAATACATAAACTTGATACAAACTCTTTCGACGTGGCCCAGCAAACGGCCACACCTAAGAATATCTGGTGTTGATGATCCCGAGTCAGTGCAACGGGCAGTCGGAGGTTTGGAGATAATTGGTCAGCGCCTCGAGAAGCTGGCAGAGGAGCTCGGTGTTCCATTTGAGTTTCAAGCAATAGCTGCTAAAACCAGCGATGTAACACCCGAAATGCTTGACTGCCGATCAGGGGAGGCACTTGTGGTCAACTTTGCGTTTCAGCTACATCACATGCCGGATGAGAGTGTATCAACAGTGAACCAGAGAGATCAGCTGCTTCGAATGGTGAAAGGGCTGAGCCCAAAGTTGGTAACTCTTATCGAGCAGGATATGAACACTAATACAGCCCCATTCTTCCCAAG GTTTGTGGAGGTCTACAATTATCATACAGCGGTCTTTGAATCACTCGATGCAACTCTTCCAAGGGACAGCACGGATCGAATGAACGTGGAGAGGCAGTGTCTTGCGCGAGATATCGTCAACATCGTGGCCTGCGAAGGTGCTGACCGCATAGAGAG GTACGAGGTTGCAGGAAAGTGGAGGGCGAGAATGACGATGGCCGGGTTCATACCATGTCCCTTCAGCACCAGCGTCAATGGATCAATAGGAGCCTTGTTGAAATCATACTGTGACAGGTACAAGGCCAAGGAGGAAAACGGGGCACTCTACTTCGGCTGGGAAGACAAGGTTCTAATCGTTGCCTCGGCATGGAAATAA
- the LOC103977121 gene encoding scarecrow-like protein 1 isoform X4, translated as MVLPWFGRSHYEIMEFLFSGESILGKISMSMIRPVDSSTANGDSNLHAHKSGGENSGLSRQILSADKRMYHRRPASYKSDLHPQQHFIDSSSEMIHVNPLDMSTSSIPEHYSQVSSAPYQLIANFHSSILSENPYSSCIAAVQCPDSSAGSNGSHQASHSLSDYPSPEQEIDYGKDEIRLKLQELEQALLNDNDEDLVDSDQVVGIEDNWTEPIKDLLVPCSPKESSSYLSISCIGSNREPPTPKQLLFDCAAAISEGCMEEAQAIITELRQIVSIQGDPPQRLAAYMVEGLAARIASSGQGIYKALRCKEPPTSDRLSAMQILFEVCPCFKFGYMAANYTIVEALGDEEKVHIIDFDINQGSQYINLIQTLSTWPSKRPHLRISGVDDPESVQRAVGGLEIIGQRLEKLAEELGVPFEFQAIAAKTSDVTPEMLDCRSGEALVVNFAFQLHHMPDESVSTVNQRDQLLRMVKGLSPKLVTLIEQDMNTNTAPFFPRFVEVYNYHTAVFESLDATLPRDSTDRMNVERQCLARDIVNIVACEGADRIERKVEGENDDGRVHTMSLQHQRQWINRSLVEIIL; from the exons ATGGTTTTGCCTTGGTTTGGACGATCTCATTATGAAATCATGGAG TTCTTGTTCAGTGGTGAAAGTATATTAGGAAAAATAAGCATGTCTATGATAAGGCCTGTGGATTCATCTACTGCCAATGGTGACTCCAACCTTCATGCACATAAAAGTGGTGGTGAGAACTCGGGTTTGTCAAGGCAAATATTAAGTGCTGATAAGCGGATGTACCACCGTCGGCCTGCTTCCTATAAATCAGACTTACATCCTCAGCAACACTTCATTGATTCATCATCAGAAATGATACATGTTAATCCACTTGACATGTCTACATCCAGCATTCCAGAACACTATTCTCAAGTTTCATCAGCTCCCTATCAGTTGATAGCAAACTTTCACTCATCTATTTTGTCAGAAAATCCATACAGCTCTTGCATTGCTGCAGTTCAGTGTCCTGATTCCTCAGCAGGCTCTAACGGCTCTCATCAGGCATCCCATTCTTTATCTGATTATCCAAGTCCAGAGCAAGAAATAGACTATGGTAAAGATGAAATCAGGTTAAAGCTTCAAGAGCTTGAGCAGGCATTACTGAATGACAACGATGAGGACTTGGTGGATTCCGACCAGGTTGTGGGAATTGAAGATAATTGGACTGAGCCTATCAAGGACCTATTAGTTCCTTGCTCACCAAAAGAGTCCTCATCATATTTAAGCATCAGCTGTATTGGCAGCAATAGAGAACCTCCAACTCCTAAGCAGCTACTTTTTGACTGTGCAGCTGCAATCTCAGAAGGCTGCATGGAGGAAGCACAAGCCATCATAACTGAGCTTCGCCAAATAGTTTCGATTCAAGGAGACCCTCCTCAAAGGCTTGCTGCCTACATGGTGGAAGGTCTTGCAGCAAGAATAGCTTCTTCAGGACAAGGTATTTATAAGGCTCTACGATGTAAGGAACCCCCTACTTCCGATCGGCTTTCGGCGATGCAGATACTGTTCGAGGTCTGTCCATGCTTTAAGTTCGGTTACATGGCAGCAAATTATACAATCGTTGAAGCATTAGGAGATGAAGAAAAAGTTCATATCATAGACTTTGACATAAACCAAGGAAGTCAATACATAAACTTGATACAAACTCTTTCGACGTGGCCCAGCAAACGGCCACACCTAAGAATATCTGGTGTTGATGATCCCGAGTCAGTGCAACGGGCAGTCGGAGGTTTGGAGATAATTGGTCAGCGCCTCGAGAAGCTGGCAGAGGAGCTCGGTGTTCCATTTGAGTTTCAAGCAATAGCTGCTAAAACCAGCGATGTAACACCCGAAATGCTTGACTGCCGATCAGGGGAGGCACTTGTGGTCAACTTTGCGTTTCAGCTACATCACATGCCGGATGAGAGTGTATCAACAGTGAACCAGAGAGATCAGCTGCTTCGAATGGTGAAAGGGCTGAGCCCAAAGTTGGTAACTCTTATCGAGCAGGATATGAACACTAATACAGCCCCATTCTTCCCAAG GTTTGTGGAGGTCTACAATTATCATACAGCGGTCTTTGAATCACTCGATGCAACTCTTCCAAGGGACAGCACGGATCGAATGAACGTGGAGAGGCAGTGTCTTGCGCGAGATATCGTCAACATCGTGGCCTGCGAAGGTGCTGACCGCATAGAGAG GAAAGTGGAGGGCGAGAATGACGATGGCCGGGTTCATACCATGTCCCTTCAGCACCAGCGTCAATGGATCAATAGGAGCCTTGTTGAAATCATACTGTGA
- the LOC103977121 gene encoding scarecrow-like protein 1 isoform X2: MVLPWFGRSHYEIMEFLFSGESILGKISMSMIRPVDSSTANGDSNLHAHKSGGENSGLSRQILSADKRMYHRRPASYKSDLHPQQHFIDSSSEMIHVNPLDMSTSSIPEHYSQVSSAPYQLIANFHSSILSENPYSSCIAAVQCPDSSAGSNGSHQASHSLSDYPSPEQEIDYGKDEIRLKLQELEQALLNDNDEDLVDSDQVVGIEDNWTEPIKDLLVPCSPKESSSYLSISCIGSNREPPTPKQLLFDCAAAISEGCMEEAQAIITELRQIVSIQGDPPQRLAAYMVEGLAARIASSGQGIYKALRCKEPPTSDRLSAMQILFEVCPCFKFGYMAANYTIVEALGDEEKVHIIDFDINQGSQYINLIQTLSTWPSKRPHLRISGVDDPESVQRAVGGLEIIGQRLEKLAEELGVPFEFQAIAAKTSDVTPEMLDCRSGEALVVNFAFQLHHMPDESVSTVNQRDQLLRMVKGLSPKLVTLIEQDMNTNTAPFFPRFVEVYNYHTAVFESLDATLPRDSTDRMNVERQCLARDIVNIVACEGADRIERTQFRTPTKKVRGCRKVEGENDDGRVHTMSLQHQRQWINRSLVEIIL, encoded by the exons ATGGTTTTGCCTTGGTTTGGACGATCTCATTATGAAATCATGGAG TTCTTGTTCAGTGGTGAAAGTATATTAGGAAAAATAAGCATGTCTATGATAAGGCCTGTGGATTCATCTACTGCCAATGGTGACTCCAACCTTCATGCACATAAAAGTGGTGGTGAGAACTCGGGTTTGTCAAGGCAAATATTAAGTGCTGATAAGCGGATGTACCACCGTCGGCCTGCTTCCTATAAATCAGACTTACATCCTCAGCAACACTTCATTGATTCATCATCAGAAATGATACATGTTAATCCACTTGACATGTCTACATCCAGCATTCCAGAACACTATTCTCAAGTTTCATCAGCTCCCTATCAGTTGATAGCAAACTTTCACTCATCTATTTTGTCAGAAAATCCATACAGCTCTTGCATTGCTGCAGTTCAGTGTCCTGATTCCTCAGCAGGCTCTAACGGCTCTCATCAGGCATCCCATTCTTTATCTGATTATCCAAGTCCAGAGCAAGAAATAGACTATGGTAAAGATGAAATCAGGTTAAAGCTTCAAGAGCTTGAGCAGGCATTACTGAATGACAACGATGAGGACTTGGTGGATTCCGACCAGGTTGTGGGAATTGAAGATAATTGGACTGAGCCTATCAAGGACCTATTAGTTCCTTGCTCACCAAAAGAGTCCTCATCATATTTAAGCATCAGCTGTATTGGCAGCAATAGAGAACCTCCAACTCCTAAGCAGCTACTTTTTGACTGTGCAGCTGCAATCTCAGAAGGCTGCATGGAGGAAGCACAAGCCATCATAACTGAGCTTCGCCAAATAGTTTCGATTCAAGGAGACCCTCCTCAAAGGCTTGCTGCCTACATGGTGGAAGGTCTTGCAGCAAGAATAGCTTCTTCAGGACAAGGTATTTATAAGGCTCTACGATGTAAGGAACCCCCTACTTCCGATCGGCTTTCGGCGATGCAGATACTGTTCGAGGTCTGTCCATGCTTTAAGTTCGGTTACATGGCAGCAAATTATACAATCGTTGAAGCATTAGGAGATGAAGAAAAAGTTCATATCATAGACTTTGACATAAACCAAGGAAGTCAATACATAAACTTGATACAAACTCTTTCGACGTGGCCCAGCAAACGGCCACACCTAAGAATATCTGGTGTTGATGATCCCGAGTCAGTGCAACGGGCAGTCGGAGGTTTGGAGATAATTGGTCAGCGCCTCGAGAAGCTGGCAGAGGAGCTCGGTGTTCCATTTGAGTTTCAAGCAATAGCTGCTAAAACCAGCGATGTAACACCCGAAATGCTTGACTGCCGATCAGGGGAGGCACTTGTGGTCAACTTTGCGTTTCAGCTACATCACATGCCGGATGAGAGTGTATCAACAGTGAACCAGAGAGATCAGCTGCTTCGAATGGTGAAAGGGCTGAGCCCAAAGTTGGTAACTCTTATCGAGCAGGATATGAACACTAATACAGCCCCATTCTTCCCAAG GTTTGTGGAGGTCTACAATTATCATACAGCGGTCTTTGAATCACTCGATGCAACTCTTCCAAGGGACAGCACGGATCGAATGAACGTGGAGAGGCAGTGTCTTGCGCGAGATATCGTCAACATCGTGGCCTGCGAAGGTGCTGACCGCATAGAGAG AACACAATTTCGAACTCCAACCAAAAAGGTACGAGGTTGCAGGAAAGTGGAGGGCGAGAATGACGATGGCCGGGTTCATACCATGTCCCTTCAGCACCAGCGTCAATGGATCAATAGGAGCCTTGTTGAAATCATACTGTGA
- the LOC135633500 gene encoding uncharacterized protein LOC135633500 encodes MGDKAVVVGVVDDIGEGMQCMDHPYRSNTGGVCAFCLQEKLGKLVSSSKSSPFFSLQPPPFSSSSSPTSFSSDAGVVVGDALGIGSGHSRTGPAGAGRRTKFSFLAASHREKKKKKNGCAGGGYGSGGRKVMASIATTTNVASDSASACDDTGVVLKRSKSVEPRMAGGLMQGGGGSGTADAVVADSPRKKSFWSFLYLSSASSTYTSSAANNCGNSGNVYRRRSTSSSVEGGGRDITSKQQQQQTSSATAAARQGGNSGEEAESPSGSQASSSLGRKVARSRSVGCGSRSFSGDFLERISTGFGDCTLRRAESHREAKSKIVLHLDQHHNNGEQQQRSTTKERVKCGGLFGGLALTSAAADDDFNSNRRISAAAAAAAVHGSRTRSWVWAFASPMRAFRPYSSSSKPLHGINKASAAPATNIISSINASNDMFNKGNTKLRGNPSSLAIES; translated from the coding sequence ATGGGGGACAAGGCGGTGGTGGTAGGAGTTGTGGACGACATTGGGGAGGGAATGCAATGCATGGATCACCCTTACCGTAGCAACACCGGTGGCGTGTGCGCCTTCTGCCTGCAGGAGAAGCTGGGCAAGCTGGTGTCCTCCTCCAAGTCCAGCCCCTTCTTCTCCCTCCAGCCtcctcctttctcctcttcttcctcccccacCTCCTTCAGCTCCGACGCCGGAGTCGTCGTTGGCGACGCTCTAGGGATCGGCTCCGGCCACTCACGGACCGGTCCCGCCGGCGCTGGGCGTAGGACCAAGTTCTCCTTTCTGGCCGCCAGCcacagagagaagaagaagaagaagaacgggtGCGCCGGCGGCGGCTATGGGAGTGGCGGAAGGAAGGTGATGGCCTCGATCGCCACCACGACTAACGTTGCGTCTGATTCTGCCTCCGCGTGTGACGACACCGGAGTTGTTCTGAAGCGGAGCAAGTCTGTGGAACCGAGAATGGCTGGAGGCCTGATGCAGGGCGGTGGTGGCAGCGGTACTGCAGACGCCGTCGTGGCGGATAGCCCTAGGAAAAAGAGCTTCTGGTCGTTCCTCTATCTCTCATCCGCCTCTTCCACCTACACTTCTTCGGCCGCTAACAACTGCGGTAACAGCGGCAACGTCTACAGAAGGAGATCTACCTCCTCCTCAGTCGAGGGAGGTGGCAGAGACATCACtagcaagcagcagcagcagcaaaccaGTTCAGCAACAGCCGCCGCCAGGCAAGGTGGAAACAGCGGGGAGGAGGCGGAGAGCCCGAGCGGCAGCCAAGCATCGTCCTCGCTGGGGAGGAAGGTGGCCAGGTCCAGATCGGTAGGCTGCGGCAGCAGGAGCTTTTCGGGGGACTTCCTGGAGCGCATTTCCACCGGCTTCGGCGACTGCACCCTCAGGAGAGCCGAGTCCCATCGCGAGGCGAAGTCCAAGATCGTCCTCCACCTGGACCAGCACCACAACAACGGGGAACAGCAGCAGCGGTCGACGACGAAGGAGCGGGTCAAGTGCGGCGGCCTCTTCGGGGGGTTGGCGCTGACGTCGGCCGCGGCCGACGACGACTTCAATAGCAACAGAAGGATCTcggcggccgccgccgccgcggcggTGCACGGAAGCCGGACCAGGAGCTGGGTCTGGGCCTTCGCAAGCCCAATGAGAGCCTTCAGGCCTTATTCCTCGTCCTCTAAACCCCTTCACGGCATCAACAAAGCTTCTGCTGCGCCAGCAACCAACATCATCTCCTCCATCAATGCCAGCAACGACATGTTTAACAAAGGGAACACCAAACTCCGCGGTAATCCATCGTCCCTTGCCATCGAAAGCTAG